In one Sulfoacidibacillus ferrooxidans genomic region, the following are encoded:
- the glpK gene encoding glycerol kinase GlpK: MQSYILSIDQGTTSSRAILVNKSGHITAFAQKECKQIFSNNGWVEHNALEIWDTVQSVIAEVVAHNHIRVSDIAAIGIANQRETTVIWDKNTGIPVYHAIVWQSRQTFDICEELRQKGYERIIHEKTGLLIDAYFSGTKVKWILDHIPGVREKAEQGELLFGTIDTWLVWKLTSGKRHVTDYSNASRTLMFNIYEKIWDEEILEILSIPKILLPEVCTSSEIYAKTDPSVFFGEAIPISGIAGDQQAALFGQTCFEPGMVKNTYGTGCFMLMNTGERAVRSDKGLLTTIAWGIDGKVEYALEGSIFVGGSAIQWLRDGLRMFKNASDSEQYASRVDSTNGVYMVPAFVGLGTPYWDSEARGAVFGLTRGTQKEHFVRATLEALAYQTKDVLAVMEEESGISLTKLRVDGGATLNHFLMQFQSDLLDVPVERPAILETTALGAAYLAGLAVGFWRDKREISSQTKIDRTFTNTMDNDTRSRLYLGWLKAVKATRTFTS; encoded by the coding sequence GTGCAATCATACATATTGTCAATTGACCAAGGAACGACTAGTTCGCGCGCTATTTTAGTTAATAAGTCAGGGCACATCACTGCGTTTGCACAGAAAGAATGTAAACAAATTTTTTCTAATAATGGATGGGTAGAGCATAATGCTCTTGAAATATGGGACACTGTACAAAGTGTCATTGCAGAGGTTGTTGCTCACAATCACATCCGTGTATCTGATATTGCGGCTATTGGAATTGCAAATCAACGTGAGACAACTGTAATTTGGGATAAGAATACTGGTATTCCCGTTTACCATGCTATTGTATGGCAATCTCGTCAAACATTTGATATATGCGAAGAATTGCGACAAAAAGGCTACGAACGTATCATTCATGAAAAGACCGGGTTGTTAATTGATGCGTACTTTTCTGGTACAAAAGTAAAATGGATTCTCGACCATATACCAGGTGTTCGTGAAAAAGCTGAACAGGGTGAACTGCTGTTTGGCACCATCGATACATGGCTAGTCTGGAAACTTACTAGTGGTAAAAGACACGTTACAGATTATAGCAATGCTTCGAGAACACTTATGTTCAATATTTACGAAAAAATATGGGATGAAGAAATTTTGGAGATTTTATCGATACCAAAGATTTTATTACCTGAGGTTTGTACATCCTCTGAAATATATGCTAAGACGGATCCAAGTGTATTTTTCGGTGAAGCAATCCCTATCTCAGGGATTGCTGGTGATCAACAAGCTGCCTTATTTGGTCAGACTTGCTTTGAACCAGGTATGGTCAAAAATACTTACGGAACTGGTTGCTTTATGCTGATGAATACAGGCGAGCGCGCTGTACGCTCTGATAAAGGGTTACTTACGACAATTGCTTGGGGGATCGATGGGAAAGTAGAGTACGCATTGGAAGGGAGTATCTTTGTTGGAGGTTCTGCCATTCAGTGGTTAAGAGATGGCCTTCGTATGTTCAAAAATGCATCAGACAGCGAGCAATATGCTTCTCGTGTCGATTCTACAAATGGAGTATACATGGTTCCTGCATTTGTTGGACTCGGAACTCCTTATTGGGATAGCGAGGCTCGAGGTGCAGTTTTTGGTCTTACAAGGGGAACGCAAAAAGAACATTTTGTGCGTGCGACACTTGAAGCCTTGGCATATCAAACAAAAGATGTTCTTGCAGTCATGGAAGAGGAGTCTGGCATTTCTCTTACAAAATTGCGTGTTGATGGGGGGGCGACCCTGAATCATTTTCTTATGCAGTTTCAAAGTGATTTGTTAGATGTTCCAGTAGAACGACCTGCTATATTAGAAACAACAGCATTAGGCGCTGCATATTTAGCTGGTCTAGCGGTTGGTTTTTGGAGGGATAAGCGGGAAATTTCTTCTCAAACTAAGATTGACCGTACTTTTACAAATACTATGGACAATGACACGCGTAGTCGCCTATACTTAGGTTGGTTAAAAGCCGTAAAAGCAACAAGAACATTTACATCATAG
- a CDS encoding glycerol-3-phosphate dehydrogenase/oxidase, with protein sequence MSNQFSNEHRYSMYEYLQSTLLDVLVIGGGITGAGILLDGQMRGMKVGLVEMQDFAAGTSSRSTKLVHGGLRYLKQLDIGLVAEVGKERAIVYENAPHVTTPLWMLLPIIEHGSYGKFTSSIGIYLYDRLAKVKRGERRKMLSASQALEKEPLLRKDNLKGAGYYVEYRTDDARLTLEIIKKAVDQGAVAVNYTKVDSLLYENGMIIGAKVVNLLNGELFSIRAKHVINATGPWVDELRDIDHSKQGKTLHLTKGVHLVIDGTRFPLQNPVYFDVQDGRMIFAIPRDGKTYVGTTDTDYHGDVKNPRVSQQDVDYLITCVNFMFPSVELSRKDIESFWAGVRPLIQEEGKSASEISRKDEIFLSKSGLITIAGGKLTGYRVMADKAVTHVAHALKHEEHIEFPPCTTDKISLSGGEFKDSDELSVFVEDMCTKSADFGLSIVEARKLAHRYGKNMERLYAILESMNEEWKRSRLSAEVFASLQYGMQSEMVVTPSDFFIRRTGAMFFDVAWVSKWKDLVIAYMQQTLGWSDKQTEIYDKELEEQLREATEVL encoded by the coding sequence ATGAGTAATCAGTTTTCTAACGAACATCGTTATTCCATGTATGAATATTTGCAGTCCACTTTATTGGATGTATTGGTCATTGGTGGGGGAATTACAGGTGCTGGCATTCTCCTCGATGGACAGATGCGAGGAATGAAGGTCGGACTCGTTGAAATGCAAGACTTTGCTGCAGGTACGTCAAGTAGGTCTACAAAATTAGTTCATGGTGGATTGCGCTATTTGAAGCAATTGGATATTGGTCTGGTTGCTGAAGTAGGGAAAGAAAGGGCAATTGTCTACGAGAATGCCCCTCATGTAACGACACCGCTTTGGATGCTTTTACCTATTATCGAACATGGCAGTTATGGCAAATTTACCAGTTCTATTGGAATCTATCTGTACGATCGCCTTGCAAAGGTGAAGCGTGGTGAGCGACGTAAGATGCTTTCTGCTTCACAAGCTCTAGAGAAGGAACCATTACTTCGCAAAGACAATTTGAAGGGGGCAGGGTATTATGTTGAATACAGAACGGATGATGCAAGGCTTACGTTAGAAATTATTAAAAAAGCAGTAGATCAAGGTGCGGTAGCGGTTAATTATACGAAGGTGGATTCATTGCTTTATGAAAATGGGATGATTATTGGAGCTAAAGTTGTCAATCTGTTAAATGGAGAGTTATTCTCTATTCGGGCTAAGCACGTGATTAACGCAACGGGTCCGTGGGTAGATGAGTTGCGGGATATCGATCATTCAAAACAGGGTAAAACGCTACATTTGACAAAAGGTGTACATCTTGTTATTGATGGAACTCGGTTTCCTTTACAGAATCCCGTATATTTTGACGTGCAGGATGGACGAATGATTTTTGCTATACCTCGTGATGGGAAAACGTATGTTGGTACAACAGATACGGACTATCATGGCGATGTAAAGAATCCTAGGGTGAGCCAACAAGATGTCGATTATCTCATTACATGTGTCAACTTTATGTTCCCAAGTGTCGAATTATCTAGGAAAGATATTGAAAGCTTTTGGGCTGGTGTTCGTCCTTTGATTCAAGAAGAAGGAAAAAGTGCATCTGAAATATCTCGCAAAGATGAAATTTTTCTTTCTAAAAGTGGTTTGATTACCATTGCGGGTGGTAAGTTAACGGGATATCGAGTCATGGCGGATAAAGCTGTTACTCATGTCGCTCATGCTTTGAAACATGAGGAACATATAGAATTTCCCCCGTGCACAACAGATAAGATATCATTATCGGGTGGCGAATTTAAGGACTCTGATGAATTGAGTGTATTTGTTGAGGACATGTGTACAAAAAGTGCTGACTTTGGATTATCTATAGTTGAAGCGCGTAAACTTGCTCATCGGTACGGAAAGAATATGGAGCGATTATATGCCATTCTTGAAAGCATGAATGAGGAATGGAAACGGAGTCGACTATCAGCCGAAGTATTTGCATCCTTACAGTATGGAATGCAATCTGAAATGGTAGTTACACCCTCGGATTTTTTCATTCGTCGAACTGGGGCCATGTTTTTTGATGTTGCATGGGTAAGTAAGTGGAAAGATTTGGTGATTGCTTATATGCAACAAACTTTAGGATGGTCAGATAAACAAACAGAAATTTATGATAAAGAATTAGAAGAACAGTTACGTGAGGCAACAGAAGTTTTGTAG